AATtgaccacaaaaataaataaataaatacataaacctgGGTTTATGTTGCATTCAAAGCATaagaaataaatgcataatgCATTGTCATAATAATCTATTATAAAAGCCCATAATCTATGCATCGAAGTTTCAGCACAATATTGAcgcatttttataaatgttataaagtgtaaaaaaaagaaaaaagaagtaaTTTATTTTGTGTCTGCAAGCTCTCATTTGGTATTTCAGGGTCACCTCAATAAAAGAGTACGGGCTCGAGACCCAAGAGCCCCCCCTCTACACATCCCTCAAACGTAGAGAAAATAATTCAGAGCTATCTATGCCTGTGACTGAATTTGGTTATGCAAAATCATTCATTGCAATAAATTCATGCATATGATATTTTGAAATGGCATCATTTCATTTTAGTAGTACAGGGTAAAAAGAGGCTGGATTTTAACGTTTTTAGAGCATATTTTTTCAtccaaaataattaatttcagaGTAGCTTTTTATACTGTCACAAGCTGCTTTTGATGCAATGaaaagaagttataaaaaatGAAATGCATAATCAATACATTCGTATGATATCTGTAATTAACAGTGGATGGAGTTTAGAGTTTTAGGAGTTTTGAGATCACTTCAGCATTTTAAGTCTTGTGGTTTGATGAACATTTATGAAGTCATTTAAATATATAGCCTAATTAATACAAATCATGGCAAACaattcacacatatatatatatcatttgttACTAATATTATGTTGGATGTGGGAAATAAAGATGTTGCAGCACGACACGGGATTCCCGTCAACTAAACACGTCTCATGGCCACATCGGTTGTAAATAGCTTCATTATTATATGAGCAatctagttttgttttttaaactgctGTTCTTTTGAAGTTGACATTATTCAGACCTTTCAGCCTCTGACCTTGGTGGAATAGGGGCATGAGACAATGATTGGGCCTGAATTCCCTTGGGTGGCACCGGCCCACCCGTGGCTACGCCAGTGATTGGTAGCGGGTGGAGTGACACTCTttctagaaagcattttatttgataaaaatttggAAACGCCCATTAATGCAAGATgagtcatgaatattaatgaaccCTTTTCTCGGAAGAAAAAGACTTAGTAAATGATAACTTTCTATCTGCTAAAAGTAAATGTGTTGTCATGTTTTAGGAGTGACTGTTTGGTCAAACGGTGGATTTAAACTGGGGGTAAATTTACAACACATTTTCCAGCACGTCATTTTTGTCCTTGCAGAAACTGAATCGTGTGTCTTTCGACAGGAGAGATTCAAGACTAGCCCTATCAGTCAGCATCAGGTGAACACAACAGACAAATTAGAACATCTATCAATTTCAGCTCGccaacagacacactcacacacacacacacactcacacacacacacacactcacacacacactctcacgcacactcacgcacacactcacactcacactaactcacacacactctcactctcactcacactctcacacgcacacacactcgctcactcactcacacgcacacacacactcactctctcactcacacacatacactcacactaactcacacacactcacactctcactcacacacatacactcacactaactcacacacactcacactctcactcacacactcacgcgcacacacactcactcactcactcacacactcacacacactcactcactcactcactcactcacacactcacacgcacacacacactcacacacacacactcacacacatacactcacacacacacacactcatttcccACACGCATGCATACACTGGCGGACATTGATTCGCTTCCAGAACCTGTGCCCTGGAAGGACAATAATCTCAGGCTCAGCATCTGGGACAGTGAGCGATATTTTGTATCGGTTGATACAAATACAGACTGATTGGGAAGGAGAATAATTGATGAAAGTGAGAGAATCAGAGAGAGTTCACTTGGAGTTCAGGTGTATTCTCAGGTGACTTTATTTCTGCACACAGGCTGCTGATAAGCATGTTTATCAAGCAGACAAAGGACAGCGAGGATACTGTTGCTTCAGCTTAAACCTGTTCTCCGTCTCCATGTGCTGGCAGCAGAACTCCAGACGAGCTCTAAACTGATATTTGTGTCCAATGTATTTTCACGTCCTTTTCTGGTCGTATGTTATTACTGGATAAGGAgttaaaaatcattttgattcagactgattCGCCAATGAATCATTCCCATTCAAACCATTTAGAGAGAATCACACCCGCTGCTGGAAAAGTGTCTGATAATAGCATGAATGTAAAGTATATTGTGTTCTTTGTATTTAGGAGTAAAGTGAGAACTACATTACACTGTTCTAACAATCACAGACATTTGCTGCCTTAGAACAGTTACAGGGGTTAATGAAGCATAGATGTAGACCTTTGCCTTTAGCCATGTAATCCTCAGGTCAGGCCCATATCCAAACACACCAATCTGTGCATGTACTAGATGCAGAATCCTCCATTCATGCTGTCCTCATCAGAGTTCACACAACACACGGTCCGGGTTAGTGCCTGGACGCTTGGATGGTCAGGTGAAACTGCATCTCCGGGCCTTGGGGGGTTTTTATAGTTCTGCGTGCTAGCTACAGTTACACACCGGCGGCCTGATAACAAGACTCGATTTTCAGGAGCACTCAGGTGTGCCGCAGGTGTCCCTGTACAGCGGCGTCAGAGAGCTAATGAGAAGGAAACAGCAAGGCTGAGGAGACTTTACACCTATTACACCTGTTTACAGCAATTTTAtcttacattcattcattttatatattcaacaacaaaaaatatatatatacagtatatatatatatatatatatatatatatatatatatatatatatatatatatatatatttttttttaacaagagtGATTTATGTTAGCCATCTTGAAAAgggaccccccaaaaaaaaaaaaaaaaaaaaaaaaaatccttatttcAAGGTATATTATTGATCAGTTTGTTTGGTCCCTTGGAATCAAGCCCAAGACATTGGCATTGCCTGGAACGTGCTCGACCTGCTGAGCTAcagaaacatttatattcatgatTTTTAAGATCATACACATTTCCATGGCTTTTTCTGGCCTGGACATCACAATTTTACAATGCCATGATACTCCATGTTTTCCATGAATGTGGGAACCCCACTGTTTAGTCTAAACATACATCCAGGCCTAAGCCTATGCAAAACtttgtacttaaaggaatattctgggttcaatactcatatagttaatctcaatcgacaacatttgtggcataatgttgattaccacaaaaatgattgttttgcctcgtccctccatttcttgaaaaaaggcaaaaaaactcttctgttaaaacatgtggtgtagtggtctaagcacataactggtaatctggtaatcagaaggtcgctggttcgagccccacagccaccaacattgtgtccttgagtaaggcacttaactccagattgctccgggggattgtccctgtaataagtgctctgtaagttgctttggataaaagcatctgccaaatgcataaatgtaaaacacatgcattatttgagcagtaatgttgtttaaatagtgtttacagtcattttaaggatTGTTGTCATTACATTGCCATGGTAACGAagttaaaaatcatgtttaccgcatattgtttatatcttgtggctatacattcaACAAAGTAAAAGCAGGGTCacgtcaaaataaatttttgtagcAATCGATActgtgctgtcgattgagctgaacccCGAATACTCCCTTAAGCACGTCATCTGATATTGCAAATCGATTATAAGGGAATGTCAATGTTGTTATATCAAATTATTACTCTTTATGTGAATCATGTACAACACTTGAGACTAGTTCTACGAGGATTATTTAAATGATGGGAAAATACCAAATATTTTGAAAGCGGTTTAATAAAGCCTTAATAACCAACTCAATAAATACTATACATCACCCATGCTTATGTCACTTTAATACTCTGGGCTACATGTTGCAGTGctgaaaaaggacaaaaacacaaataaaatcaacaaaattatttttaacatttcctCTCCATCATTGTTAATGAAAAAACGTGAACAAGAGTTATTTATGCttgaaagaacatttttaaaatgaaatctgAAGGAAAATATTGATTACACAACTGACATAGAGATacataaaacatacataaaaGTGACTCCTGATTTTTTTAGTAATGCACAGTTGTGCATGTAACAATGTAGATATTTATCAAAAGTCTCAAAACAAActattaaacaaaacacacaaaacatgttaATCTAGAGTTTGTTCTGCAGTAACAGTAAGACATCTGCAGTCAAATACACTGGGCATAAAGCTGGCCCCTAAAccaataaaaatcattgttttggaAATATTTTGGGTAACTCTGTGTACATTAATTTGCTCCTATTAGAAGCAATGAAGATTTGTTCTATCTAGTTTTGTTTGTACACTTTTGTTTGATCGTGTGTGGAACGCGTAGAACTCTGCTGGGCTGTTTTGTCCtgcatctccatggtaacacagAATCAGACAGGAGCTCTGAGGTTCTGATTGGCCATCATCCTGAGTCTCCGCCTCTCCATCGCCAGTTGTTTCTTCCTCTCGATCTCAGCATCACTGCACTTCACTGTTCCCGAATTGCACACCTCTACATAACAAAAATAACCTATATAAATATCACTTCTCTTTTCATAAGAGTAGCAAATCAAAACAACACGAAAgcaatcaaatcaaattattcttgttttaaattttaacttGGGCATGGAtaaatttttaaaacattgatgcAAGTCATATTCAACACTTCAAAAGCTCATGCAGCAGACCTGGAGCTGGCTGATATACTGAATATTCATGGTATAGTCGCAATAATATTTCTGCGCTACATAATCAAGCATCATCCTGAATATCACATTGATTTTAATGCgctttttattaaactgttacGTTTCCTTAAGACGAATATTTAACATTGATTTTTCTGCAAATTAAGCAACATCctaaatatcacattgatttgAACGTACTGTTTATTTAGACATTAAGTTACCTTTAAAAAAATGCCGTTAGAGTTTGTAAGTTCGACTCGTTTTCGTGAATCACTCTAACTCAACGATTTTTTGCGTCATCACTAAACTATAATCACGTAATTCTCATGACATTTCTACAtgtatgttttagtaaaaatactaGTGCCGAAAAATCAgccgattaaaatatttaattgcgattaatcgtatgattttgttgttgttacgtAAATCGAGATTAATCGCAATTTTCAAAAGTGCATAAATTTGactttatatattcttttttcaTCTCAAAATGCCTTTAGATCCTTCATAgagaacaaaacaatatttaaccatgtttgggggcctgggtagcacaaaaagtattaacgctgactaccacccctggagtcgtaagTTTGAATCctgggcgtgttgagtgactccagccaggtctcctaagcaaccaaattggcccagttgctagggagggtagagtcacatggggtaaccacctcttggtcgctataatgtggttctcactctcggtggggtgcgtgatgagttgtgcatggatgctgcggagaatagcgtgggccgccacacatgctacgtctccacggtaaaggctcaacaagtcacatgataagatgcgcggactgacggtctcagacgtggaggcaacagattcgtcctccgccacccggattgaggcgagtcactacgccaccacgaggacttaagagcgcattgggaatgggcgttacaaattggggagagaaaaaactaaataattttttttattaatttattccacaatataaatactaaatgaaatgtcaaatcaataaatgcattaaatcgcaattaagaaatatttacacgttaaatgttttaaattaattgcatgcattacCGCACGCGTGTTCATTTCGACagctataaaaatacatttagttaAATAATGTTGTTTATTACCATGTACAGCATATAATATGATTAATAGTCATTCTTTATGTTCATTTAATGGAAAACGGTTTGGAAAACATGCCTTTTTtgattttacagtatatttcttCTTGCGTTTAACATGTAAATTCTTGGCAACAATTGATGTTTGGTCAAACGTGATTGTTAAGCGAATACCTAACTATCAATTGTCCCCAAATTTTACAGTACAATGAGAAAATCCAGAGTGAGTAACATTTTACACAGTACCTTTGGCAACCACCGGTGTAGACGAGGCACTGTATGGCTTTTTGAACTGATGACTGTCTGGTATCCTCGCATCTGATTGGAGAGTGGCCAGCACAACTCGTTCGTGACGCTGTTGTGTGGATGCAGCAGCTCCCCTTCCCACCACTGAAGTGCTTCCCATCTGTCTAAATTTATATGGTCCATTACTTGAGGGGCCAGATGGTCTCGTTGTGCCATATGACACATTAGAGTTGAGTCCTGTAGGTCCAGAACTCACCGTGTGAGCTTTCGGATTGTAAAGCGATGCTGACATGTTTGCACTGGACGTGGAAACATTAGTAGCAGGTCTTCTGGGTGGGTTAGGTTGAGCAAACAGAGTCTGCTGACTGGCCATTTCAGAGTTGACGTACAGCATGTTCTGTAGCACTTTAGGTTGTGTTTTGTTAGTCTGTTGGTGCTTTGTGGATGGGCTTTCAACAAGGCGAGACGGGTTGCCAGGTACCTCAAGATTATCACACGCCTCACAAAATAGGTCATCATCCTCGACGCCGTCATCCCAGATGTCATCAGACGCAAAAAAGGAGTCTAGATCTTCATCTAAAATGTCACCAAAGCCATCTTGGGTGGTAAAGGCATCCTCTCTGCTTTGTTTAACACATCGAGTGTttggacttgtgtgtgtgttgacaggCTTTGAATGGGAAGGTTGTAATGTCTTGAATAAATTCTGAACAACATGAAGCTGTTGTACTCCACTGTTGTGATGATATTGTTGGTCCTGGTCAGTTTTACTGTGGCATGGAGTAACTGCCAAATCTTTAACCATGGGAAAAGCCTGACTTATATAACTATCTTCCATGTGATTTCCAAATTTAGGCAATCCAACATAGGTCTTTGCCAGTCTCTGAGAATCCATCTGAAAAGATTGTCCGTTTTTCGCCCTTTCCACTTGAACTGTGCCACATTTAACATCATTTTTGGATTCTTGTGGTTTGTTTGCCATCACACTGGTGCCTGTGTTACTATTAAAACCATTTTGATTAACATTAGTTTTTTTCTGTGTTGAACAATCCCACGGAGAAGCAAACAGATCTGGGTTCTGTGTCATCTCCACCAACAACGAGTCCTCCAGTAAATCATCATTGCTCCAGTCATCAAAATCATTAGCATTGTCAACTTGTATATTGTTATTGCATGCTGCCATAGAAAAAGAAGAACTTTTTTCTGAATCGCAGGCTTTCATAACTGCGAGATTTTTCTCGACTGCGCTCTCAGGAACAATATGAGATCGATGACCTGACATTTGACTGAGACGCCCACTGAGCTGCTGAGTTGGTCCATCAAAAAGAAAATCTAGATCGTCATCAATCTCCTGATACGATGCCCTCTCATCATCAGGCTTCACGACACATGGTTCTACAGTAATAGAGCACTTCTTCATGGCAGAACCATTGTGTGATGTGTTGGGTTGGTCGTCATGGAGTGGGAGCTCCTGTTCTGAACCCAGTCCATCTGAGTGCTGAGCTTGATCATCATCTTGTCTCATGTTGAAGTCAAACTGCTTGGCCAGCCTCATGAGGTCTTCCACAGTGCTCTGTCTGTGCATGTACAGAACAGCAGAATTTAGATTAGTACGGAcaactacaaaaataaattatgggTAGGGCTGGGTGGTATAAAAGTATTTAGTAACAGTCAAAATACAGTCGCTCTCCAATGTGCATCAATGAGATCCAATCATTGGAAGcgaatggtggccaaaaaaaatctaagctccaaaaaagcacataaaggcagcataaaggtaattcattagactcctgtggttaaatccatgtattcagaagtaatatgataggtatgTGTGAGAAACAAAGTGCTTTTTTCCCTATAAATATCAAACTTTGACCAGTAGGTCcttgagtaaaaaaggacttaatgatgtgtttctcatccacacctatcattttgcttctaaagacatggattaaaccactggagtcatatggattacttttatgctgcctttatgtgcttttttgagcttcacagttctggtcaccattcacttgcattgaatagacctacagaactgagatgttgtattaaaaattttaatttgtgttctgctgaagaaagtcagtcacatacatctgggatggcatgagggtcagtaaattaggagaacatttacatttttaggtgaacctatccctttaattcaagtGTTACATAATGAGAAGCTGTTTTAGCATTTATTTGTTATGATTAATCTTATCCTTTAGCTTGCGTCCATCACGTTTCGAATAATAGAATAGTAGGAGGAAGATGGATATGACAATAAAAGATCCTACAGATGGGGCATACAGAACAGGGGACATACTTTGTTGACATGGTCTTGACTTTGGGTAGTTGGACTTCTGGGGTGCATGGAATGGCACTATCCCCAATCCACTGCAATAAAGATGAGTCTGCCTCTTCTAGTCTTCCATTCTACaatcaaagaaatatatattaataaaagtatttggcaataaaactaaaattgtttattgtttatgttcCCAAAGCCAACCTTTGGAGCGATCCGATTGGCAATGTCCGATATGTCCACTGCTTTGACACTGGCAGCTTTCCTTTGTCCTCGGCCTGAAAAGATAAACACAGATGTCATGATGGATTTCCTCTCCTTTGATACTCTATGAAGGATTTCAGAAAGCACCATTTTCATGGAGACACTTGCCATGTCGATTGGGTGATGGAGATGTTGTATCCCATATAATATCTTGATGACAATCAGGATCATTGCTTGGGGAGTCGTCAGCTATCAATCTTCTAAACTGGGCTCTTGGTGGACGAGTGGGTGTTTTGAACTCTCCTATAAAAACAGGCATTTTCAAACACAACTGACTTAAAGAACATGTGCATCTGATATTGCAATGCACATTAATATCAATATCAGATgcccctcctgcagcaaatcacccccacaacatgatgcggccacccccatgcttcacggttgggatggtgttcttcggcttgcaagcctcaccctttttcctccaaacataacgatggtcattatggcctaaAAGTTCAAatcttgtttcatcagaccagaggacatttctccaaaaaaagatctttgtccccatgtgcacttgcaaactgtagtctggcttttttatggcagtttttgagaagtggcttcttccttgctgagcagttgatataggactcgttttactgtggatatagatactcgtctacctgtttcctcctgcatcatcacaaggttctttgctgtttttatcggattgatttgcactttttgcaccaaactacgttcatctctaggagacagaatgtgtctcctttagCTGTattatggctgtgtggtcccatagtgtttatattgtgtactgttgtttgtacagattaacaaaataccttcaggtgtttggtaattgctcccaaggatgaaccagacttgtggaagtccacaattgttttctgaggtcttggctgaattattttgattttccaatgatgtcacccaaagaggcacggagtttgaaggtaggccttaaaatacatccacaggtacacctccaattcagtacaaaactaattggctaattgtgaTCATgtgatgcgtatgactttcttctgcacaacacaagccaagattttagaagaaaatgtcagctctgaaggtcctcactatgcaagtgaatgggtaccaacattttgaagctccaaaaagcacataaaggcaggaaacataaaagactccagtggagtcttcagaagccatatgatggGTGTGgctcagatcaatatttacatttacatttatgcatttggcagatgcttttatccaaagcgacttacagtgcacttattacagggacaatccccctggagcaacctggagttaagtgccttactcaaggacacaatggtggtggctgtggggatcgaaccagtgaccttctgattaacagttatgtgctttagcccactacaccaccaccactccatatttaagtccttttatactacaaattctcctccctgcccactaGGCGATGAAATGCATGGAGAACTTGAACTGACcagaaaaagaagaatgtgaaagtgtaagtggagatttattttacaaaaggacttaaatattgatcagtttctaacAAACActcttatattgcttctgaagatataaattaGACCACTGCagtcgtatggattacgtttatgctgcctttatgtgctttttgcagcttcaaatttctggacaccattcacttgcattgtattgacctacagagcagaaatactcttctaaaaaccttcatttgtgttctgcagaagcaggaaagttacacacatctgggatggcatgagggtgagtaaatgatgagagaattttaatttggggtgaactatccctttaactcctttgtaaaaaataaataaattaataaataagcatACAGAACGCCCTTTGAAACAGTCTAAATTCATCTAATGTAAccataaataaagaaatagtaCTAGAATTTCCGCAGACAGTGAACATAAACGACATAAAGTGTTTTGGTACCTGTGTGACAGATCTGCGCGGGGTTTAATGTCGCTGCTTTCGGGCTCCGTCTCAGTCTGTTTACCTTTGATTTCATCTGCGTCAGTTTGGCGACTTCATTTCGATCACGTTGTTCTAGGCAGCTTCTGCCGTTCATGTTGTTGGATTACTCGGGATCTCTCTACAGTGCATCGTATTAGTGAGCAGTTCATATATTATGTCTTCTTTTCGCTGCCATCACATTCATTCGTTCAACGAGTTTAAACATTCCGCCAAAGACGTAGTTCCTCCCATGAGTCATGATGGCGGAAATGTGTTCGAGGACATCCAACTTGCGTGATGCGTAGCTGTTGCGCATGCGTGACGCATACCGTCGCACAAGGCGACTTTTTCGtggaaaaacattaaataaataacagaaaatacagAGTCTTAAACTGTATAAAAGATTTTGATTAGTCATATTCAGGAGGTatttttcaccaaaaaatttttaaataaaatgtttgcattgttttgacGTAAATGTAACAGAACTAACTTTTaatgtgtgatttaaaaaaaaaaaaaaaaaaaaaaaatgctaatacaGATGACGTATGCCAGAATGCATCGTGTCAGTTACAGTAATATCtacaaaagtatatatatttagttGTTTCGTTTAATGTATTGGTTTCTAGGCTTCCCCAGTGAAACCCCtcagtgttattttaatgtaatgtaagaCAGGAAATAGCTGCAGGAGCCGAACATAAATTTAAAGGCTCACGTGATCGACCTCTTGGAGGTTAATTGAAAGTGTACATCAGTTTGATGCAATACATAACTATTTTGTAAACAGAAAGTTGGAAATTTCCATCAACCAATAACCATACATTTAAACAAACTTTACAACTACGTTCATTCAAACTGGTAGAAACTCTCCGCTTTTCGCTTGAAGGATTAGCTTCTGGCACTACTTCCTCACCCTTGTATCATTCCAGACCCATATGCTGTTATATTTCCATGGAGCTCCAAAAGATAAtttatgaagaatgttcatgcagcttatttccatacaatgaaatttcatcgtgactgaagctgtcaagctccaaaaaggacaaaaaaaaaacaaaacaccataaaatcACTGGAGAAGTTGTCCATT
This genomic window from Xyrauchen texanus isolate HMW12.3.18 chromosome 11, RBS_HiC_50CHRs, whole genome shotgun sequence contains:
- the LOC127652053 gene encoding ewing's tumor-associated antigen 1 homolog: MNGRSCLEQRDRNEVAKLTQMKSKVNRLRRSPKAATLNPAQICHTGEFKTPTRPPRAQFRRLIADDSPSNDPDCHQDIIWDTTSPSPNRHGRGQRKAASVKAVDISDIANRIAPKNGRLEEADSSLLQWIGDSAIPCTPEVQLPKVKTMSTKQSTVEDLMRLAKQFDFNMRQDDDQAQHSDGLGSEQELPLHDDQPNTSHNGSAMKKCSITVEPCVVKPDDERASYQEIDDDLDFLFDGPTQQLSGRLSQMSGHRSHIVPESAVEKNLAVMKACDSEKSSSFSMAACNNNIQVDNANDFDDWSNDDLLEDSLLVEMTQNPDLFASPWDCSTQKKTNVNQNGFNSNTGTSVMANKPQESKNDVKCGTVQVERAKNGQSFQMDSQRLAKTYVGLPKFGNHMEDSYISQAFPMVKDLAVTPCHSKTDQDQQYHHNSGVQQLHVVQNLFKTLQPSHSKPVNTHTSPNTRCVKQSREDAFTTQDGFGDILDEDLDSFFASDDIWDDGVEDDDLFCEACDNLEVPGNPSRLVESPSTKHQQTNKTQPKVLQNMLYVNSEMASQQTLFAQPNPPRRPATNVSTSSANMSASLYNPKAHTVSSGPTGLNSNVSYGTTRPSGPSSNGPYKFRQMGSTSVVGRGAAASTQQRHERVVLATLQSDARIPDSHQFKKPYSASSTPVVAKEVCNSGTVKCSDAEIERKKQLAMERRRLRMMANQNLRAPV